Proteins encoded within one genomic window of Armatimonadota bacterium:
- the accD gene encoding acetyl-CoA carboxylase, carboxyltransferase subunit beta, which translates to MSPDGWFRRRLKTAGKAARKHLDELPDGLWIKCPKCGEILFSKELEKNLEVCNKCGYHFKLRAAKRLAITVDEGSFVEIDNELVTLNPLNFPEYDKKIEKGKAETGMNDSMITGYASIGGQPVVIGIADFAFIGGSMGSVYGERVARAFERATTENLPVIMINASGGARMYEGLISLMQMPKTAAAVGRFNKAGGLYISVLTDPTTAGVLASFAMLADIIIAEPDALIGFTGQRVAAQAQVIKTPPGFQRAEFQLEHGMVDMVVHRRELRDTLKKLLTIGVKRESYGI; encoded by the coding sequence ATGTCTCCTGACGGTTGGTTCCGCAGAAGATTAAAAACAGCAGGGAAAGCCGCTAGGAAACACCTAGATGAGCTTCCAGATGGTCTTTGGATCAAGTGCCCAAAGTGTGGTGAAATTCTTTTCAGCAAAGAGCTCGAGAAGAATCTCGAGGTTTGCAACAAATGTGGCTATCATTTCAAGTTAAGGGCAGCGAAGCGATTAGCAATTACCGTTGACGAAGGCTCGTTCGTTGAAATAGACAACGAACTTGTTACATTAAACCCGCTCAACTTCCCCGAATACGATAAGAAAATCGAAAAAGGGAAAGCAGAGACAGGCATGAATGATTCAATGATTACAGGTTATGCAAGTATTGGCGGGCAGCCTGTGGTAATAGGAATAGCAGACTTTGCATTTATTGGCGGAAGTATGGGTTCTGTTTACGGTGAGCGTGTTGCGCGTGCGTTTGAAAGAGCAACAACTGAGAATCTTCCTGTTATCATGATCAATGCTTCGGGCGGTGCCCGAATGTATGAAGGTTTAATCTCTCTAATGCAGATGCCAAAGACGGCCGCAGCAGTCGGCAGATTTAATAAGGCTGGCGGCTTGTATATATCTGTGCTGACAGATCCTACAACTGCAGGTGTTTTAGCGAGCTTTGCCATGCTTGCTGATATCATCATAGCAGAGCCTGACGCCCTAATCGGATTCACCGGACAGAGGGTAGCAGCTCAGGCACAAGTAATTAAAACGCCGCCAGGATTTCAAAGGGCTGAATTTCAGCTAGAACATGGGATGGTGGATATGGTTGTCCACCGCCGTGAATTAAGGGATACCCTTAAAAAGTTGCTAACAATTGGAGTAAAGAGGGAAAGCTATGGCATTTAA
- a CDS encoding acetyl-CoA carboxylase carboxyltransferase subunit alpha, with the protein MAFNVLDFEKPLAELDANIAELKRISEIEGVDRSKEIAELEEHRERLAQQIFSNLTPWDKTLIARHPNRPYTLDYVRAIFDEFVELHGDRLFADDNAIVGGIAFWDGKPIFVVGHQKGRDLKERQFRNFGSAKPEGYRKALRLMKMAEKFGHPIIAFVDTPAADCSVGSEERGIAEAIARNMMEMAMLRTPIIVIVIGEGGSGGAIGLGVGNRVLMMEHAIYSVIPPEGCAAIIWRDPAKGPEAAEALKLTAQHALEFGLIDEIIPEPLGGAHRNYEAATLAVREAIIRNLELLEKYTPDELPAQRYDKFRKMGIFATAEPEKKSKKAQRS; encoded by the coding sequence ATGGCATTTAACGTGCTTGATTTTGAAAAGCCGCTTGCAGAATTAGATGCAAACATAGCAGAACTTAAGCGCATCTCCGAAATAGAAGGAGTTGATCGTTCTAAGGAGATTGCCGAGCTTGAAGAACATCGCGAGCGACTTGCACAGCAGATATTTAGCAATCTTACTCCTTGGGATAAAACCTTAATTGCAAGGCATCCCAACAGGCCATACACTCTTGACTATGTGCGTGCCATATTCGATGAATTTGTTGAGCTTCACGGTGATAGACTTTTTGCCGATGATAATGCAATCGTTGGGGGGATAGCTTTTTGGGATGGCAAGCCAATATTTGTTGTAGGCCATCAGAAGGGGCGTGACCTCAAAGAGCGTCAATTCCGAAATTTTGGCAGCGCAAAACCCGAGGGATACCGCAAAGCTCTTCGCCTAATGAAAATGGCTGAGAAGTTTGGCCATCCGATAATTGCATTTGTGGATACACCCGCAGCAGATTGTAGCGTTGGATCTGAAGAAAGGGGTATTGCAGAAGCAATTGCCAGGAATATGATGGAGATGGCAATGCTTCGCACGCCAATCATTGTTATTGTTATTGGCGAAGGCGGTAGTGGTGGTGCAATAGGTTTGGGAGTAGGAAATCGTGTTCTTATGATGGAACACGCAATTTATTCTGTAATTCCACCTGAAGGATGCGCAGCAATTATCTGGCGCGACCCAGCAAAAGGTCCCGAAGCCGCTGAAGCACTCAAGCTAACAGCTCAGCATGCTTTGGAATTTGGATTGATTGATGAAATCATTCCCGAGCCTTTGGGCGGTGCACATCGAAACTACGAAGCTGCAACTTTGGCGGTGCGAGAAGCAATTATTCGTAACCTTGAACTGTTAGAAAAATACACCCCCGATGAACTTCCTGCTCAGCGATATGATAAATTCAGGAAAATGGGAATTTTTGCTACGGCAGAGCCCGAGAAAAAGAGCAAAAAAGCACAAAGAAGTTAA
- a CDS encoding beta-N-acetylhexosaminidase, whose translation MKDFEFSYTTGGVSLKYKDVTIIRKSSLYVVSPGWTRLLFGHHQAEHKITCEDIPDGKVVRISMGNEFFSATYHVTMKDSNEVTIDLAYQLVQDVPAEIEYCVGYIPAQLIAGFPYEAETEEGQRSGFVPYTAKSADHFESMLVPPFKRLEFETRPADIEISVSGDCSGLIIFDARRDPQVWAREAPIFWCGMGHPPEKIVYGKEYHVVTNFKFVPRQVQECFELNPTSVEIKTVKNAKLPKEDLIKIIPEPKYVEYSERDFIIEDNVAIVLPDNPTSDDRLNAEILNEELNDIYGVTLPVTTPSKMKPGTKIIGIGEPARNSTVAYLCKETGLEVPNYDEGYALKSCSQFVVIAGKDTRGTFYGVQTLLQLLKPTVDGAAVHGAIVRDWPTMKIRGAHIFMGGQGKPFIKKLIRRIFARHKMNYLIFQTDYVKWESHPEIWVSYGASKADVKEVVEYAKMHHMEVVPLVQSLGHSEWMFANNSNLNLAEDPEHPYGYCPSKPESYKFLFDIYNEAIEVFKPKVFHIGHDEITMRGRFPRDELCSKKTISQLFLEDVEKLRAYLAERGIRTMLWGDMMLHSSETPCAGMAESLEAAKERREALPKDIIIADWHYCTSEDFPSVRLFKEKGHEVLACTWYNPYNIYDFSRSAKKDGAEGLIQTLWSGFNVDERCLDQQFHQYHAFILAAEYAWNTGETSVSDLPYFSGEEFLKLWRREKADHSASDGFVVNLSPFANIMLSSDNESAWIGYGPDHDLRELKTGNIRLCGIGFEIPQNKALMFSGAMNPKGSWPCEIRIPLSRTADSVAFLIATGWVAEKGTPVGKIVFRYSNTESMVLDLVYGENIAAWNDHGSIPYATVAWRGKTRAGEIIALRILQWNNPYPKRPIQAIEILSNNTEACPIVFAITGIGG comes from the coding sequence ATGAAAGACTTTGAGTTTTCTTATACCACAGGTGGGGTGTCGCTTAAGTATAAAGATGTAACCATAATTCGAAAATCATCGCTTTACGTCGTTTCACCAGGTTGGACCAGGCTTCTGTTTGGCCATCACCAGGCTGAGCACAAAATCACTTGTGAAGACATTCCTGATGGCAAGGTTGTCAGGATTAGCATGGGTAACGAATTTTTCTCTGCAACTTACCATGTAACAATGAAAGATTCCAATGAGGTCACCATTGACCTTGCCTATCAATTAGTCCAAGATGTGCCTGCAGAGATTGAATATTGCGTTGGCTATATTCCGGCACAGCTTATTGCAGGATTCCCCTACGAAGCGGAAACTGAAGAAGGTCAAAGGAGTGGTTTTGTTCCATATACTGCCAAGTCAGCTGACCATTTTGAATCAATGCTGGTGCCGCCATTTAAACGATTAGAGTTCGAAACACGGCCTGCAGATATAGAAATATCAGTTTCGGGCGACTGCTCAGGGTTAATTATATTCGATGCAAGACGCGACCCACAAGTGTGGGCACGTGAGGCGCCGATATTCTGGTGTGGTATGGGACACCCCCCAGAAAAGATTGTTTACGGTAAAGAGTACCATGTAGTTACAAACTTTAAGTTCGTTCCAAGGCAAGTGCAAGAATGCTTCGAACTCAATCCTACTTCGGTTGAAATCAAAACAGTTAAAAATGCCAAGCTTCCAAAAGAAGATTTAATCAAGATAATTCCAGAGCCAAAGTACGTTGAATACAGCGAGCGTGATTTTATCATTGAAGATAATGTAGCGATTGTCTTGCCAGACAATCCCACTTCTGATGACCGCCTGAATGCAGAAATATTGAATGAGGAATTAAACGACATATACGGCGTTACGCTTCCAGTAACGACTCCATCCAAAATGAAGCCAGGGACAAAAATCATTGGCATAGGAGAACCTGCGCGTAATTCGACGGTAGCATATCTCTGTAAAGAAACTGGCTTGGAAGTTCCAAATTATGATGAAGGATATGCGCTAAAATCTTGTTCCCAGTTTGTTGTAATTGCTGGAAAAGACACTCGCGGGACATTTTATGGCGTTCAAACCTTACTTCAACTTTTAAAACCCACTGTAGATGGGGCAGCTGTCCACGGCGCAATTGTTCGTGATTGGCCCACGATGAAGATTCGCGGGGCGCATATTTTTATGGGAGGCCAGGGAAAGCCATTTATTAAAAAGTTAATAAGGCGTATTTTCGCGCGCCATAAAATGAATTATCTCATCTTCCAAACGGACTATGTGAAGTGGGAAAGTCATCCAGAAATATGGGTTTCATATGGTGCAAGCAAGGCGGATGTAAAAGAGGTCGTAGAATATGCAAAAATGCACCATATGGAGGTGGTTCCGCTCGTTCAATCGCTCGGCCATTCTGAATGGATGTTCGCAAATAATTCTAACCTAAACCTTGCGGAAGACCCTGAGCATCCGTATGGTTACTGCCCAAGCAAACCAGAAAGCTATAAGTTTTTGTTTGACATATACAATGAGGCAATAGAAGTATTCAAGCCAAAGGTTTTTCATATAGGCCACGACGAAATCACCATGAGAGGTCGCTTCCCACGGGATGAGCTATGTTCGAAAAAAACTATATCACAGCTTTTCCTCGAAGATGTTGAAAAGCTTCGCGCATATCTTGCCGAAAGGGGTATTCGCACAATGCTTTGGGGAGATATGATGCTCCATAGTAGTGAAACTCCCTGTGCTGGCATGGCAGAATCATTGGAGGCGGCAAAGGAGCGGCGTGAAGCTCTACCAAAGGATATCATAATTGCTGATTGGCACTACTGCACTTCGGAAGACTTTCCAAGCGTGCGGCTTTTCAAAGAAAAGGGACACGAGGTACTTGCTTGTACATGGTACAATCCGTATAACATTTATGATTTCAGCCGTTCGGCAAAAAAAGATGGCGCGGAAGGTCTTATCCAAACCCTTTGGTCAGGGTTTAATGTTGATGAAAGATGTTTAGACCAGCAATTCCATCAGTACCATGCGTTTATATTAGCGGCTGAGTATGCTTGGAACACTGGGGAAACATCAGTAAGTGACCTACCTTATTTTTCAGGAGAAGAGTTTCTGAAACTTTGGAGGCGTGAAAAAGCCGACCACTCAGCAAGTGATGGCTTTGTGGTGAATCTTTCACCATTCGCAAATATCATGCTCAGTAGCGATAACGAAAGTGCATGGATAGGTTATGGGCCAGATCATGATCTCAGAGAGTTGAAAACGGGGAATATCCGGCTGTGCGGAATTGGGTTTGAGATACCTCAAAACAAGGCGCTTATGTTCTCTGGCGCAATGAATCCAAAAGGTTCATGGCCTTGTGAGATTCGAATACCGCTGTCTAGAACTGCTGATAGTGTGGCTTTCCTTATTGCAACGGGCTGGGTTGCTGAAAAGGGCACACCAGTCGGGAAAATTGTCTTTAGGTATTCAAATACGGAATCTATGGTTCTCGACCTTGTGTATGGAGAAAACATCGCTGCATGGAACGACCATGGTTCAATTCCATATGCTACGGTTGCTTGGAGAGGAAAAACCCGTGCGGGGGAAATAATAGCCCTTCGCATTCTTCAATGGAATAATCCTTATCCAAAAAGGCCAATTCAAGCAATTGAAATCCTATCGAATAACACAGAAGCGTGTCCGATAGTATTTGCAATTACTGGAATCGGAGGTTAA
- a CDS encoding sulfatase, whose product MMDKFTRREFITALGASAAMAFAPRTFARNSNNRLNVLLITADDMNFDSLGVTGCEVPDITPNLDALAAQGMRFTQAHVTSAICQPSRSALMTGRFPHRNGALGFQPINENVPTLQEHLRKAGYFNGIMAKIEHLTPKWKFCWDVEIPAQDLGNGRDPEAYYVKSKSFFEQAKAAGKPFFLMANSMDPHRPFPGAETVSKVSRTYKPKEITVPPFLPGDPPDVRKELAQYYTAVHRCDETVGQILRALKETGFEENTIVFFLSDNGISEPFAKTNCYYTSTATPLIVRWPGKIKPGTVNDKDLVSGVDFMPTVLDALALDQVEGLDGRSFVPLLEGKHSSGWDKVFTFITSTSAGNMFPMRCVRTKNFSYIFNAWSDGKTTFKNEPMGGLAFKAMAQSSDQKIAERVKFFLYRTPEELYDIRKDPWEQKNLIAEKDYKNTLSKFRLELLRMMERTGDPLLDVFKARIGKD is encoded by the coding sequence ATGATGGATAAATTTACAAGGCGTGAATTCATTACAGCACTTGGAGCGTCGGCAGCAATGGCATTTGCACCCAGAACCTTTGCCAGAAATAGCAACAATCGCTTAAATGTGCTTTTGATAACCGCCGATGATATGAATTTCGATTCCCTTGGCGTTACTGGGTGCGAAGTTCCGGACATTACACCAAATCTAGACGCACTAGCTGCGCAAGGTATGCGTTTCACTCAAGCTCATGTGACAAGTGCAATTTGCCAGCCCAGTCGTTCAGCTCTTATGACAGGCAGATTCCCTCATAGAAACGGTGCCTTGGGATTTCAACCAATTAACGAGAACGTCCCAACACTTCAGGAACATCTACGAAAAGCTGGTTACTTTAATGGAATTATGGCAAAAATCGAACACCTTACGCCAAAATGGAAATTTTGCTGGGATGTTGAAATACCTGCACAGGATCTTGGCAATGGTAGAGATCCCGAGGCATACTACGTTAAATCAAAATCTTTCTTTGAACAAGCTAAAGCTGCTGGGAAGCCATTCTTTCTTATGGCAAACTCAATGGACCCTCATAGACCCTTTCCTGGTGCAGAAACAGTCTCTAAAGTTAGCAGAACCTACAAACCTAAAGAAATTACCGTCCCTCCATTCCTCCCTGGCGATCCTCCTGATGTTAGGAAAGAACTGGCGCAGTATTATACAGCCGTTCATAGATGCGATGAAACAGTCGGTCAAATTCTTAGGGCACTCAAAGAAACCGGTTTTGAAGAGAATACCATCGTTTTCTTCCTAAGCGACAACGGAATTTCCGAACCATTTGCGAAAACAAACTGCTACTATACGAGCACTGCGACGCCACTTATTGTGCGCTGGCCCGGAAAAATTAAGCCGGGAACAGTTAACGATAAAGACCTTGTTTCTGGCGTTGATTTTATGCCAACAGTGCTTGATGCGCTGGCATTAGACCAAGTTGAAGGATTAGATGGCAGGTCATTTGTTCCCCTGCTAGAAGGCAAACATTCTTCGGGATGGGACAAAGTTTTCACTTTTATTACCAGTACCTCCGCCGGCAACATGTTTCCAATGCGATGTGTTCGGACGAAAAACTTCAGCTACATTTTCAATGCCTGGTCGGATGGAAAAACAACATTCAAAAATGAGCCAATGGGTGGTTTGGCATTTAAGGCGATGGCGCAATCAAGCGATCAAAAAATTGCTGAGCGTGTTAAGTTTTTTCTTTACCGCACGCCAGAGGAGCTCTATGACATTCGAAAAGACCCTTGGGAGCAGAAAAACCTTATCGCAGAAAAGGATTACAAGAACACTCTTTCCAAATTCCGATTGGAATTGCTTAGAATGATGGAAAGAACAGGAGACCCTTTACTTGACGTTTTTAAAGCAAGGATTGGTAAAGATTAA
- a CDS encoding D-aminoacylase → MFDLVIKNGFVVDGTGKPGFNADVAVKDGRIAIVGSTTEYAARTIDAEGLVVSPGFIDIHSHTDELVIANPTCESKLTQGVTTEVSGNCGDSAAPRGGKQNLEEASKWLTEYGINLTWRSLDEYFDVLESIQMAVNCITLVGNGTLRSVVMGNDDRPATPSEISEMRRLVEESMKAGAFGLSSGLIYPPSCYADTEELIELCKGVAPFGGFYASHIRNESERLCEAVEEAITIGKEAGVGVQISHHKACGKPNWGLVNESLALIDKARAEGLDVWADQYPYVATSTGLGIMFPKWAYAGGNRSLTERLRDADERSKIRDEMISNTESGWIKDSCGWEAVVISSVREECNKHFEGRSIAEIAQEQGKHPVDIAIDLMLSENGHIGMVHFVINEDDVKRVMAHPAVLIGSDATARATTGPLNRGKPHPRAFGTFARVLGKYVREEKVLTLEQAVAKMTGLTAQRLGLANRGIIAEGFWADITIFDAETISDAATFKEPLTPAIGIKYVVVNGKVCVDDGRIVDSGLGAGRVIRRGRDR, encoded by the coding sequence TTGTTTGACTTAGTAATAAAGAATGGCTTTGTTGTTGATGGCACTGGGAAGCCTGGCTTTAATGCTGATGTAGCTGTAAAAGACGGAAGGATTGCAATTGTTGGAAGCACGACTGAGTATGCGGCAAGAACGATAGATGCCGAGGGCTTAGTTGTTAGTCCGGGGTTTATAGATATTCACTCACATACTGACGAGCTTGTTATCGCCAATCCAACGTGTGAGAGCAAACTTACTCAGGGAGTTACTACTGAAGTTTCGGGCAACTGCGGAGACTCGGCTGCTCCAAGGGGCGGCAAACAAAATCTCGAAGAAGCTAGCAAATGGTTGACTGAATATGGGATTAACCTGACATGGCGGAGCTTGGATGAGTACTTTGATGTTCTAGAATCAATTCAAATGGCGGTCAATTGCATAACTCTTGTAGGCAATGGAACTCTGCGCAGTGTAGTAATGGGTAATGATGACCGCCCAGCTACGCCTAGCGAAATTTCCGAGATGCGCCGATTAGTTGAGGAATCAATGAAAGCAGGCGCATTTGGATTGTCAAGTGGGTTAATTTACCCACCAAGTTGCTATGCCGATACTGAAGAATTGATTGAATTATGTAAGGGAGTAGCTCCATTTGGAGGGTTCTACGCGAGCCATATAAGGAATGAAAGTGAAAGACTTTGCGAAGCTGTTGAAGAAGCTATCACAATAGGAAAAGAAGCAGGTGTGGGAGTGCAAATCTCGCACCATAAAGCGTGCGGAAAGCCAAATTGGGGATTGGTCAACGAAAGCCTTGCGTTGATTGACAAAGCACGCGCTGAAGGATTGGATGTTTGGGCGGATCAGTATCCTTATGTCGCCACCTCTACAGGACTAGGAATCATGTTTCCAAAGTGGGCGTATGCGGGAGGCAACCGAAGCCTAACAGAGAGACTAAGAGATGCCGATGAGAGAAGCAAAATTCGCGATGAAATGATAAGCAATACAGAGTCGGGCTGGATAAAGGATTCATGCGGCTGGGAAGCAGTTGTAATAAGCAGTGTTCGCGAGGAATGCAACAAACACTTTGAAGGTCGAAGCATTGCTGAGATTGCGCAAGAGCAGGGGAAACATCCAGTTGATATTGCAATTGACCTTATGCTCAGTGAAAATGGCCACATTGGCATGGTGCACTTCGTAATAAACGAGGACGATGTTAAGAGAGTAATGGCGCACCCAGCAGTCTTGATAGGTTCAGATGCAACAGCGCGGGCAACAACAGGGCCCCTAAACCGGGGAAAACCTCATCCAAGGGCTTTCGGCACTTTCGCGAGGGTTCTTGGTAAATATGTGCGCGAGGAAAAGGTACTTACGCTTGAGCAGGCAGTGGCTAAGATGACTGGTTTGACAGCGCAAAGGCTTGGCCTTGCCAATAGGGGCATAATTGCTGAAGGTTTTTGGGCTGACATAACGATATTCGATGCCGAGACGATTTCGGATGCCGCAACATTCAAGGAACCGCTCACGCCGGCAATCGGTATAAAATATGTGGTTGTCAATGGTAAGGTTTGCGTTGATGACGGTCGAATAGTGGATAGTGGTCTTGGCGCAGGTCGGGTTATAAGACGCGGAAGGGATAGGTGA
- a CDS encoding DNA adenine methylase has protein sequence MEQQNYITDQLIPYIGNKRKLIRLIKHAIDATGVKNGTFYDAFAGSGVVSRLAKTLGFRVIANDWEPYSFYINYCYIGHNKPPAFEKLGGIENAIRILNSLQPICGYIARNYCPKDDENYDPETERMFYTQENGRRIDAIREKIAEWRANEIITEGEEAVLLAPLIFQASYCSNTSGVFKGFHRGWGGATKTALYRIRSTLTLSPPLFWDNGCQNLVFQEDANVLCDEIEADVAYLDPPYNQHQYGANYHLLNTIALWDKPKVTPIFQFGRSGNGKAAIREDWRTVRRSPYCYRCSALPAFSDLVNRTKARFILVSYSTDGIIPFDSLLELLAARGELSVVTQRYKRYRVSSQRPSPRSHNVEFVAIVNTSKPGNPSNIKEVKQKVLDEHINNQNMVS, from the coding sequence ATGGAGCAGCAAAATTATATAACAGACCAGTTAATTCCGTACATTGGAAACAAGCGCAAGCTTATACGGCTAATAAAACATGCGATTGACGCTACTGGCGTTAAAAATGGAACATTCTACGATGCCTTTGCTGGAAGTGGAGTCGTCTCAAGGCTGGCAAAGACGCTTGGATTTCGGGTCATTGCTAACGATTGGGAGCCGTATTCCTTTTATATAAACTACTGTTACATTGGCCATAACAAACCTCCTGCGTTCGAGAAACTTGGTGGAATTGAGAATGCAATCCGCATTCTAAACTCGCTTCAGCCAATTTGCGGTTATATTGCCCGCAATTATTGTCCCAAAGACGACGAGAATTATGACCCGGAAACCGAAAGAATGTTTTATACTCAAGAAAATGGCCGCAGAATTGACGCTATACGCGAAAAAATTGCCGAATGGCGCGCAAACGAAATCATCACAGAAGGCGAGGAAGCAGTCCTTCTAGCCCCGCTTATATTCCAAGCTTCCTATTGTAGCAATACATCGGGAGTTTTTAAGGGTTTCCATAGAGGATGGGGTGGGGCAACTAAAACAGCCCTGTATCGCATTCGAAGCACTCTTACCCTTTCTCCGCCGCTGTTTTGGGATAACGGTTGCCAAAATCTTGTCTTTCAAGAGGATGCCAATGTTCTATGTGACGAGATTGAAGCTGATGTAGCGTATCTTGACCCTCCATATAATCAACACCAATATGGTGCTAATTACCATCTGTTAAATACCATAGCTCTCTGGGATAAGCCGAAAGTTACCCCAATTTTTCAGTTTGGGCGTAGTGGCAACGGCAAAGCGGCGATTCGCGAAGATTGGCGTACCGTGCGGCGCAGTCCGTACTGCTACCGCTGTTCTGCACTTCCTGCATTTTCAGACCTGGTAAATAGAACAAAAGCACGTTTCATATTGGTAAGCTACAGTACCGACGGCATAATTCCTTTTGATTCCCTTCTTGAGCTCCTTGCTGCACGAGGTGAACTCTCTGTCGTAACGCAAAGATATAAGCGGTACCGCGTAAGCAGCCAGCGCCCGTCGCCAAGATCGCATAATGTCGAATTTGTCGCCATTGTAAATACTTCTAAGCCTGGAAATCCTTCAAATATAAAAGAGGTGAAACAAAAAGTTCTTGACGAACATATAAATAATCAAAATATGGTAAGCTAG
- a CDS encoding Flp family type IVb pilin, translating into MVKRMKELLKDEEGATMVEYALLLALIAVICILAVTQLGGKVNSTFESCRDAIP; encoded by the coding sequence ATGGTTAAGAGGATGAAGGAGCTGCTCAAGGATGAAGAGGGTGCGACGATGGTCGAGTACGCCCTCTTGCTGGCGCTGATTGCCGTAATTTGCATTTTGGCCGTAACGCAACTCGGCGGGAAGGTTAATTCCACGTTTGAGAGTTGCAGAGATGCAATTCCATAG
- a CDS encoding A24 family peptidase, with protein sequence MGAKVIEMLPIGILVLMLGFAVYTDIRFGKIYNKLTLPCMALGILLGAVSNGWMGFLSSIGGILIILIPFLLFAPAAGIGGGDVKLMMAVGALLGYKAAVWAVLISAVVGGALAVITVLIYREFLNTTKNVFLSAVLKAPMVLAGGSKGLKVRYSPAIAIGTILTIIYQFGR encoded by the coding sequence ATGGGCGCAAAAGTAATAGAAATGCTTCCAATCGGCATATTGGTTTTAATGCTGGGGTTTGCAGTTTATACAGACATCCGATTTGGAAAGATATACAATAAGTTAACACTACCTTGCATGGCGCTTGGCATACTGCTTGGCGCTGTGTCAAATGGGTGGATGGGCTTTCTCAGCAGTATAGGCGGAATTTTAATAATCCTTATTCCATTTTTACTATTCGCTCCTGCAGCAGGCATTGGCGGCGGCGACGTTAAACTCATGATGGCTGTTGGTGCTCTGCTTGGATACAAAGCGGCAGTTTGGGCGGTGCTTATCTCGGCAGTTGTAGGGGGTGCGCTGGCAGTAATAACGGTGCTAATCTACAGGGAATTCCTTAATACTACAAAAAACGTTTTTCTCAGCGCGGTCCTAAAAGCACCAATGGTTCTGGCGGGAGGCTCGAAAGGCTTAAAAGTTCGCTACAGCCCAGCTATAGCAATTGGTACAATTCTTACAATTATTTATCAATTTGGAAGATAA
- a CDS encoding Flp family type IVb pilin: MWDKIRNKAKILASDEDGHVLIEYGIVLALIAIACITIVGEIGNKTNVLLSDTASKYP; encoded by the coding sequence ATGTGGGATAAAATAAGGAATAAAGCGAAAATCCTTGCTTCCGATGAGGATGGCCACGTGCTCATTGAATATGGAATCGTGCTGGCACTAATTGCTATTGCATGCATAACAATTGTTGGTGAGATAGGAAATAAGACCAATGTTCTATTAAGCGATACTGCATCGAAATATCCATAA
- a CDS encoding TadE/TadG family type IV pilus assembly protein gives MKMMRMGDNKGAALVEFAIVALLLFTMLLGIIEFGMLIKDYLALNQAVREGARSAALRSDITTVVNRVKGSAPTLDPSRINNVSVFYRVYNSSSNSWGDWIAGTPPDNIAQYHVQVRVHGEYSHKLITGQFFSWLADGGDSITVKSEMVMKRE, from the coding sequence ATGAAAATGATGCGGATGGGTGACAACAAAGGGGCAGCGTTGGTTGAATTCGCCATAGTTGCCCTTTTGCTGTTCACAATGCTGTTAGGAATCATTGAGTTTGGCATGCTCATAAAGGACTACCTTGCACTAAACCAGGCAGTCAGGGAAGGAGCAAGAAGTGCCGCCCTCCGAAGTGATATAACTACTGTTGTGAATAGGGTTAAAGGCAGTGCCCCAACGCTTGACCCATCAAGAATCAACAATGTTAGCGTTTTTTACAGGGTCTACAATTCGAGTTCCAATAGTTGGGGCGATTGGATTGCAGGGACGCCTCCGGATAATATAGCCCAATATCATGTCCAAGTTAGGGTTCACGGCGAGTATTCTCACAAATTGATTACAGGTCAATTTTTCTCATGGCTTGCGGATGGCGGGGATTCCATTACTGTCAAAAGTGAAATGGTGATGAAACGGGAGTAG